In a single window of the Nocardioides massiliensis genome:
- a CDS encoding ABC transporter substrate-binding protein — protein sequence MKRLRTGLRPAVALVAAALVLTACGGGSDDDQDSNAAPEQGSFEYVDGMFGPEDDASDPQQGGTLTYAAYSEARSLDPAVSIAAASTGGIEMAALYDVLMRYDAESEEFVPQLAEGLESNDDLTEWTLTLREGVEFSDGTPLDAQAVADSQERYYSHTAPDAGLWNANIASVDVQDPRTVVYTMKQPFAWFDSLLASGPGMIVAEAAGPVGDAFKPVGAGPFVLERQRAGEELVLAANENYWNGRPHLDELRFVFLGEQTTVQDSFESGSIQAGYFRDPDVVDPVLESGVRGYSNLVAISDTALINGTEGRPGADVRVRKAMQLALAPEMVRTRVYDGHGMASARIFPEYSRWYAEDVDVLEPDVEEAKTLLEEAKADGYDGKITYLDSNTSAGRDTGQVAKSALEAVGFEVDIELLPTVTDLINRMAVERDYDFAGWGLNYREADPFSKLFTTLHSTATQTYGMPTSPEMDAALEKLQGAQDDATAQEALAEVQEAYNETVPFLTWMPFAELSAWADNVHGVKGAANSIVLFDEAWMD from the coding sequence ATGAAGCGACTCAGGACCGGGCTCCGGCCCGCAGTGGCGCTCGTCGCAGCGGCACTGGTGCTCACCGCGTGCGGTGGCGGCTCCGACGACGACCAGGACTCGAACGCCGCGCCCGAGCAGGGCTCGTTCGAGTACGTCGATGGCATGTTCGGACCCGAGGACGACGCCAGTGACCCCCAGCAGGGCGGGACATTGACCTACGCGGCGTACTCCGAGGCCCGCAGCCTCGACCCCGCGGTCTCCATCGCCGCCGCCTCGACCGGCGGTATCGAGATGGCCGCGCTCTACGACGTGCTCATGCGCTACGACGCGGAGAGCGAGGAATTCGTCCCGCAGCTCGCCGAGGGCCTCGAGAGCAACGACGACCTCACCGAGTGGACGCTGACGCTGCGCGAGGGCGTGGAGTTCTCCGACGGCACCCCGCTCGACGCCCAGGCCGTCGCCGACAGCCAGGAGCGCTACTACTCCCACACGGCGCCCGACGCCGGTCTGTGGAACGCCAACATCGCGTCGGTCGACGTCCAGGACCCGCGCACCGTCGTCTACACGATGAAGCAGCCCTTCGCCTGGTTCGACTCGCTGCTCGCCAGCGGTCCGGGCATGATCGTCGCGGAGGCCGCCGGCCCCGTCGGTGACGCGTTCAAGCCGGTCGGTGCCGGTCCGTTCGTCCTCGAGCGGCAGCGCGCGGGCGAGGAGCTGGTCCTCGCCGCCAACGAGAACTACTGGAACGGTCGCCCCCACCTCGACGAGCTCCGCTTCGTCTTCCTGGGAGAGCAGACGACGGTCCAGGACTCCTTCGAGAGCGGCAGCATCCAGGCCGGCTACTTCCGTGACCCCGACGTCGTCGACCCGGTCCTCGAGAGCGGCGTGCGCGGCTACTCCAACCTCGTCGCCATCAGCGACACCGCCCTGATCAACGGCACCGAGGGTCGCCCCGGCGCCGACGTCCGGGTCCGCAAGGCGATGCAGCTGGCGCTGGCCCCGGAGATGGTCCGGACCCGCGTGTACGACGGTCACGGCATGGCGAGCGCCCGGATCTTCCCGGAGTACTCGCGCTGGTACGCCGAGGACGTCGACGTCCTCGAGCCGGACGTGGAGGAGGCCAAGACGCTCCTCGAGGAGGCCAAGGCCGACGGGTACGACGGCAAGATCACCTACCTCGACTCCAACACCTCCGCGGGTCGTGACACCGGCCAGGTCGCCAAGTCCGCTCTGGAGGCCGTCGGCTTCGAGGTCGACATCGAGCTGCTCCCGACCGTCACCGACCTCATCAACCGGATGGCCGTCGAGCGTGACTACGACTTCGCCGGCTGGGGTCTGAACTACCGCGAGGCCGACCCGTTCTCCAAGCTGTTCACCACGCTGCACAGCACGGCCACGCAGACCTACGGGATGCCGACCAGCCCGGAGATGGACGCGGCGCTGGAGAAGCTCCAGGGTGCCCAGGACGACGCCACCGCCCAGGAGGCGCTCGCCGAGGTCCAGGAGGCCTACAACGAGACCGTGCCGTTCCTGACCTGGATGCCGTTCGCCGAGCTCAGCGCCTGGGCCGACAACGTCCACGGCGTCAAGGGTGCAGCCAACTCGATCGTCTTGTTCGACGAAGCGTGGATGGACTGA
- a CDS encoding Zn-ribbon domain-containing OB-fold protein has protein sequence MTTTTTEAIPLPEPTPVSRPFWDGLAEEKIRIQYSPSLGAYVFYPRLLAPGTLADDLEWREISGLGTLHTFTVADRPTAPPWADHVPQVLAVVEWDEGPRISTEIVEADPAQLEVGMRVQPVFCPVPEAGITLLRYRPAT, from the coding sequence ATGACCACGACGACGACCGAAGCGATCCCCCTTCCGGAGCCGACCCCGGTCTCCCGTCCCTTCTGGGACGGGCTGGCCGAGGAGAAGATCCGGATCCAGTACTCCCCGTCGCTGGGCGCGTATGTCTTCTACCCGCGGCTGTTGGCGCCCGGGACGCTCGCCGACGACCTCGAGTGGCGCGAGATCAGTGGCCTCGGGACCCTGCACACGTTCACCGTGGCCGACCGCCCGACGGCACCGCCGTGGGCAGACCACGTGCCGCAGGTGCTCGCCGTGGTCGAGTGGGACGAGGGACCGCGGATCAGCACGGAGATCGTCGAGGCGGATCCCGCGCAGCTGGAGGTCGGCATGCGGGTGCAGCCGGTCTTCTGCCCGGTCCCGGAGGCCGGGATCACCCTCCTGCGCTACCGCCCGGCCACGTAG
- a CDS encoding thiolase family protein, with protein MGLRGEAAIIGIAELPAEKKQSGPARFTLEQYAELAKLVIDDAGVPASVVNGLVTHGIQESDMFAPATLSEYLGLPVDFGERVDLGGATSAGMVWRAAAAVELGICDAVLCVVPGSMILPRAAEPKPPAQPLWMGASSGKYGSPQAEFEIPYGNVGQNAPYAQIARRYAAEFGYDPRATAKIAVDQRTNACAHPGAAFHGKPITVDDVLASPMIADPIHMLEVVMRVQGGTAVLVGNADVARRSKNRPVWIKGFGEHVAFKTPTYAEDLVRTPIARAADKAFAMAGLERSDVDMASIYDCYTITVLMSLEDAGFCEKGTGMSWVLEHDLTFRGDFPVNTAGGQLSFGQAGMAGGMHHVVDAARQLMGRSADAQVADCNTAFVSGNGGIMSEQVALLLQGE; from the coding sequence ATGGGGCTGCGTGGTGAGGCCGCGATCATCGGGATCGCGGAGCTGCCGGCGGAGAAGAAGCAGAGCGGACCGGCCCGCTTCACGCTCGAGCAGTACGCCGAGCTCGCCAAGCTGGTCATCGACGACGCCGGCGTGCCGGCATCGGTGGTCAACGGCCTGGTCACCCACGGGATCCAGGAGTCCGACATGTTCGCCCCGGCGACGCTGTCGGAGTACCTCGGCCTGCCGGTCGACTTCGGCGAGCGGGTCGACCTGGGTGGAGCCACGTCGGCGGGCATGGTCTGGCGCGCCGCCGCCGCGGTCGAGCTCGGGATCTGCGACGCGGTGCTGTGCGTCGTGCCCGGCTCGATGATCCTGCCGCGCGCCGCCGAGCCGAAGCCGCCCGCGCAGCCGCTGTGGATGGGTGCCTCGAGCGGCAAGTACGGCTCGCCCCAGGCGGAGTTCGAGATCCCCTACGGCAACGTCGGCCAGAACGCGCCGTACGCCCAGATCGCCCGGCGCTACGCCGCGGAGTTCGGCTACGACCCGCGCGCGACGGCCAAGATCGCCGTCGACCAGCGCACCAACGCCTGCGCCCACCCCGGTGCGGCGTTCCATGGCAAGCCGATCACGGTCGACGACGTGCTTGCGAGCCCGATGATCGCCGACCCGATCCACATGCTCGAGGTCGTCATGCGGGTCCAGGGCGGGACCGCGGTGCTGGTCGGCAACGCCGACGTGGCGCGCCGGTCGAAGAACCGTCCGGTGTGGATCAAGGGGTTCGGCGAGCACGTCGCGTTCAAGACCCCGACGTACGCCGAGGACCTGGTGCGCACGCCGATCGCACGCGCGGCCGACAAGGCGTTCGCGATGGCGGGCCTGGAGCGCAGCGACGTCGACATGGCCTCGATCTACGACTGCTACACGATCACCGTGCTGATGAGCCTCGAGGACGCGGGGTTCTGCGAGAAGGGCACCGGAATGTCGTGGGTGCTCGAGCACGACCTGACCTTCCGCGGGGACTTCCCCGTCAACACGGCCGGGGGACAGCTGTCGTTCGGACAGGCGGGGATGGCCGGGGGCATGCACCACGTCGTGGACGCGGCGCGGCAGCTGATGGGGCGCTCCGCGGACGCCCAGGTCGCCGACTGCAACACGGCGTTCGTCTCGGGCAACGGCGGCATCATGAGCGAGCAGGTCGCCCTCCTGCTCCAGGGCGAGTGA
- a CDS encoding MaoC/PaaZ C-terminal domain-containing protein, translating into MTTSTTQLYFEDVAEGDEVTPLTVTPDATQLFFFSAATYNGHRIHYDRTWAVDVEGYPDVLVHGPLQSALLSRAVTDWIGGHGRLVSFSAQNRAVAHPGQELTFGGRVSGVRVEEGRGLVDLELAGRRGEDVLMPGTATVELPLRGSAG; encoded by the coding sequence ATGACCACGAGCACGACCCAGCTGTACTTCGAGGACGTCGCCGAGGGCGACGAGGTCACCCCGCTGACGGTGACCCCCGACGCGACCCAGCTGTTCTTCTTCAGCGCCGCGACCTACAACGGCCACCGCATCCACTACGACCGGACGTGGGCCGTCGACGTCGAGGGCTACCCCGACGTGCTCGTGCACGGTCCGCTGCAGTCGGCCCTGCTCTCGCGCGCCGTGACCGACTGGATCGGCGGGCACGGTCGCCTGGTGAGCTTCTCGGCGCAGAACCGCGCCGTGGCCCACCCCGGCCAGGAGCTGACCTTCGGTGGCCGGGTGTCCGGCGTACGCGTGGAGGAGGGCCGGGGTCTGGTCGACCTGGAGCTCGCCGGGCGCCGGGGCGAGGACGTGCTGATGCCGGGGACCGCCACCGTCGAGCTGCCCCTGCGTGGGAGCGCCGGCTGA
- a CDS encoding MaoC family dehydratase translates to MSTSSTQTPDLIPPEALEQVGEVVATKTGAVDQREWQRWAVAVGDHNPLWFDADHARAHGYDDVIAPPLYVQYAVLGVTRLDELRPDGSSGASSGNLAFPAAPKRMAGGESTTFHAPCYHRDEITMERRVESIVQKQGRSGAFVLVTWRTTYTNQRSELVAEATTSMIARP, encoded by the coding sequence GTGAGCACGAGCAGCACGCAGACCCCGGACCTGATCCCGCCCGAGGCGCTCGAGCAGGTCGGCGAGGTCGTGGCGACCAAGACCGGCGCGGTCGACCAGCGGGAGTGGCAGCGCTGGGCAGTCGCCGTCGGCGACCACAACCCGCTGTGGTTCGACGCCGACCACGCCCGCGCCCACGGCTACGACGACGTGATCGCCCCGCCGCTCTACGTCCAGTACGCCGTCCTGGGGGTGACCCGTCTCGACGAGCTGCGTCCCGACGGCTCTTCGGGAGCGTCGTCGGGCAACCTCGCGTTCCCCGCCGCGCCGAAGCGGATGGCTGGTGGGGAGAGCACGACCTTCCACGCGCCGTGCTACCACCGCGACGAGATCACGATGGAGCGCCGCGTCGAGTCGATCGTGCAGAAGCAGGGCCGCTCCGGCGCCTTCGTGCTCGTCACCTGGCGCACGACGTACACCAACCAGCGCTCCGAGCTGGTGGCCGAGGCCACCACCTCGATGATCGCGCGGCCGTGA
- a CDS encoding CaiB/BaiF CoA transferase family protein → MSAPYTPDPDLPLSGVRVIDLTVVWSGPGSTALLGDLGAEVIRVEGNDRVSRQVSARTTKESIAKTGYHGGTYPDKDPGERPYDRSALFNWHARNKLAACMNLDTPEGHEAFLELVAVSDVLVENNSNGVLEKLGIGHERLLEVNPRLIVARMPPLGMSGPMSNYLGYGPNFNSLVGIAAMDGYEGEEPDSAGENYHMDEAAPAGLAFAVMAKLWDRETTGQGGLIEFAQAETVMAEIGEFVLDHQLNGRDPAVLGNGDPWVVQDVVRVVGEDAWVAWSIRDDRDWAGLLGVPGLGDDPRLPGVDADAETRRASTVEIRAAVADWAADRTADEVVEALVARRVPVAEVVTEPQLLADEHLAARAWWRERNHPSVGTHRYPGHPWRADDFDLAFGRPVPGFGEDNEHVYLAVLGWPRERYDALVERGLITDRQLA, encoded by the coding sequence GTGAGCGCGCCGTACACCCCCGACCCGGACCTGCCCCTGAGCGGGGTCCGCGTCATCGACCTCACCGTCGTGTGGTCCGGGCCGGGCTCCACCGCGCTGTTGGGGGACCTGGGCGCCGAGGTCATCCGGGTCGAGGGCAACGACCGGGTCAGCCGGCAGGTGTCGGCGCGGACGACCAAGGAGTCGATCGCCAAGACCGGCTATCACGGGGGCACCTATCCCGACAAGGATCCCGGCGAGCGCCCCTACGACCGCTCCGCGCTGTTCAACTGGCACGCGCGCAACAAGCTCGCGGCGTGCATGAACCTCGACACCCCGGAGGGGCACGAGGCGTTCCTGGAGCTGGTCGCCGTCAGCGACGTGCTGGTGGAGAACAACTCCAACGGCGTGCTCGAGAAGCTCGGCATCGGCCACGAGCGGCTGCTCGAGGTCAACCCGCGGCTGATCGTGGCGCGGATGCCACCCCTCGGCATGAGCGGGCCGATGAGCAACTACCTCGGCTACGGACCCAACTTCAACAGCCTGGTGGGCATCGCCGCGATGGACGGCTACGAGGGCGAGGAGCCCGACTCCGCCGGCGAGAACTACCACATGGACGAGGCCGCCCCCGCGGGTCTGGCCTTCGCCGTCATGGCGAAGCTGTGGGACCGCGAGACGACCGGTCAGGGCGGCCTGATCGAGTTCGCCCAGGCCGAGACGGTGATGGCCGAGATCGGCGAGTTCGTCCTCGACCACCAGCTCAACGGCAGGGACCCCGCGGTGCTCGGCAACGGCGACCCGTGGGTGGTCCAGGACGTCGTACGCGTGGTGGGGGAGGACGCCTGGGTCGCCTGGAGCATCCGCGACGACCGCGACTGGGCCGGGTTGCTCGGCGTCCCCGGCCTGGGTGACGACCCGCGGCTTCCTGGCGTCGACGCGGACGCGGAGACCCGGCGCGCGTCGACCGTGGAGATCCGCGCCGCCGTCGCCGACTGGGCGGCGGACCGCACCGCCGACGAGGTCGTCGAGGCCCTGGTCGCCCGGCGGGTGCCGGTGGCCGAGGTGGTGACCGAGCCGCAGCTGCTCGCCGACGAGCACCTCGCCGCGCGGGCGTGGTGGCGCGAGCGCAACCACCCGTCGGTGGGCACCCACCGCTACCCGGGCCATCCGTGGCGCGCCGATGACTTCGACCTCGCCTTCGGCCGGCCGGTGCCGGGCTTCGGCGAGGACAACGAGCACGTCTACCTGGCCGTCCTGGGCTGGCCCCGCGAGCGCTACGACGCCCTCGTGGAGCGCGGCCTCATCACCGACCGCCAGCTGGCCTGA
- a CDS encoding CaiB/BaiF CoA transferase family protein produces the protein MSEQTTDPISGQQQALAGLRVLDLSRWVAGEYATKLFADFGADVVKVEKPGEGSLTRAWGPFPDDVPDPERSALFLHLNTNKRSVALDLTDADDRAVLLGLVRDADALVESFRPGHLEALGLGPEVLRELNPRLVITRISAFGQTGPWRDREASGLVLQAAGGPMHATGQADRSPLRKPGLLEHYTVGRSAGQATMGALLRARRTGRGAVLDISGQEVLLAGADRRASYLLSASYSGITAPRGARSPHRHGATFTGPFRAADGFVMVYVTNQAFWNRFVHLVGAEDEAFRERYLDRQTVMDADRDDFMAYVAQWIAKRPKIEVMEAAEAARIPVTAYLSVSEVLAHPHFRERGAFVEAEHPVAGRLEYAGPPWRMDRGYALRCTAPLLDQHGDAVREEALS, from the coding sequence TTGTCTGAGCAGACGACCGACCCGATCTCTGGGCAGCAGCAGGCGCTCGCGGGCCTGCGCGTCCTCGACCTGAGCCGGTGGGTCGCCGGTGAGTACGCCACCAAGCTCTTCGCTGACTTCGGTGCCGACGTCGTCAAGGTCGAGAAGCCGGGCGAGGGCAGCCTCACGCGGGCCTGGGGGCCGTTCCCCGACGACGTGCCGGACCCCGAGCGCAGCGCGCTCTTCCTGCATCTCAACACCAACAAGCGCTCCGTCGCACTCGACCTCACCGATGCCGACGACCGGGCGGTCCTGCTCGGTCTGGTCCGCGACGCCGACGCGCTCGTCGAGTCCTTCCGCCCCGGCCATCTCGAGGCGCTGGGGCTCGGACCCGAGGTGCTGCGCGAGCTCAACCCCCGCCTGGTGATCACCCGGATCAGCGCGTTCGGCCAGACCGGGCCGTGGCGCGACCGGGAGGCCAGCGGCCTGGTGCTGCAGGCGGCCGGCGGGCCGATGCACGCCACCGGCCAGGCCGACCGGTCCCCGCTGCGCAAGCCGGGCCTGCTGGAGCACTACACGGTCGGGCGCAGCGCCGGCCAGGCGACGATGGGTGCGCTGCTGCGCGCCCGGCGCACCGGTCGCGGTGCCGTGCTCGACATCTCCGGCCAGGAGGTGCTGCTCGCCGGCGCCGACCGGCGCGCGTCGTACCTGCTGTCGGCGTCGTACTCCGGCATCACCGCACCGCGCGGCGCCCGCAGCCCGCACCGGCACGGCGCGACCTTCACCGGACCGTTCCGCGCGGCCGACGGGTTCGTCATGGTCTACGTCACCAACCAGGCCTTCTGGAACCGGTTCGTCCACCTGGTCGGTGCCGAGGACGAGGCGTTCCGGGAGCGCTACCTCGACCGACAGACCGTGATGGACGCCGACCGCGACGACTTCATGGCCTACGTCGCGCAGTGGATCGCGAAGCGGCCCAAGATCGAGGTGATGGAGGCGGCCGAGGCCGCCCGGATCCCGGTGACCGCCTATCTGTCGGTCTCCGAGGTCCTGGCCCACCCGCACTTCCGCGAGCGCGGGGCCTTCGTCGAGGCCGAGCACCCGGTGGCCGGGCGGTTGGAGTACGCCGGCCCGCCGTGGCGGATGGATCGCGGCTACGCCCTGCGCTGCACCGCACCCCTGCTGGACCAGCACGGCGACGCCGTGCGTGAGGAGGCCCTGTCGTGA
- a CDS encoding acyl-CoA dehydrogenase family protein, which produces MKLVATEEERDLAAAMRDLFATHCPTTLVRALREPGGERFPQKLWEALTRAEVFALPFGEDVGGSGGTLDDLAVVYAEAGRALCPSIVLNTLHLGLAIDALAGPEQRAAVLAPLVRGELRGSVALASPYDAGDVRPVLRAERVTEGVRVSGRVDHVGDADLADRLLVTAELATYGEPARTIALLLDPSAPGVTRTALPTSDGDRGHAVELDGVAVATDSVIEDVDLATLRRVALTVRALQCVDMAAGAEAVIERTVAHTTSREQFGRAIGSFQAAQHLVADMHIATQAARLAARSAVFWLGRGRPGQRETAVAVLKAATAYRRVTLDAHQLHGGMGYVLETDLHLWSERARRLGVEGGGPDAAAGWIEEAIGLV; this is translated from the coding sequence GTGAAGCTGGTGGCCACGGAGGAGGAGCGCGACCTCGCTGCGGCGATGCGCGACCTCTTCGCCACGCACTGCCCGACCACGCTGGTGCGCGCGCTGCGCGAGCCCGGCGGCGAGCGGTTCCCGCAGAAGCTGTGGGAGGCGCTGACCCGGGCGGAGGTGTTCGCCCTGCCGTTCGGCGAGGACGTCGGCGGATCCGGCGGGACCCTCGACGACCTCGCGGTGGTGTACGCCGAGGCCGGCCGCGCGCTGTGCCCGAGCATCGTGCTCAACACGCTGCACCTCGGTCTCGCCATCGACGCGCTCGCGGGGCCCGAGCAGCGCGCCGCGGTGCTGGCGCCGCTGGTCCGTGGCGAGCTGCGGGGGAGCGTGGCGCTCGCCAGCCCGTACGACGCCGGTGACGTCCGCCCGGTGCTGCGCGCCGAGCGCGTAACTGAGGGGGTGCGCGTCTCGGGCCGGGTCGACCACGTCGGCGACGCCGACCTGGCCGACCGGCTCCTGGTCACGGCGGAGCTCGCGACCTACGGGGAGCCGGCCAGGACCATCGCGCTGCTGCTCGACCCGAGCGCGCCGGGCGTGACCCGCACGGCACTGCCGACCAGCGACGGCGACCGCGGACACGCGGTCGAGCTCGACGGGGTGGCCGTCGCGACCGACTCCGTCATCGAGGACGTCGACCTCGCGACCCTGCGCCGGGTGGCGCTGACCGTGCGGGCGCTGCAGTGCGTCGACATGGCCGCGGGCGCCGAGGCCGTGATCGAGCGGACCGTCGCCCACACCACCTCGCGCGAGCAGTTCGGCCGGGCGATCGGCTCGTTCCAGGCCGCGCAGCACCTCGTGGCCGACATGCACATCGCCACCCAGGCCGCGCGTCTGGCCGCGCGCAGCGCGGTCTTCTGGCTCGGCCGCGGCAGGCCCGGACAGCGCGAGACCGCCGTCGCGGTGCTGAAGGCCGCCACGGCGTACCGCCGGGTGACGCTCGACGCCCACCAGCTGCACGGCGGCATGGGCTACGTGCTCGAGACCGACCTGCACCTGTGGTCCGAGCGCGCCCGCCGCCTCGGCGTGGAGGGCGGCGGCCCGGACGCGGCCGCCGGCTGGATCGAGGAGGCGATCGGCCTTGTCTGA
- a CDS encoding acyl-CoA dehydrogenase family protein, whose protein sequence is MDFELDPGQRQWLQEVRAFLREHVTPALVAELAEHDLEKRDGELAAFRRKIGDKGWFGLNWPTEYGGLGLGPIHQHLLVSEFERWGVPGPDLTVTSVAPMIMRHGTEQNKAEFLPPIARGEMVCAVGYSEPDAGTDLASLRTRAVLDGDEWVINGSKIWNSGAQRSTHEWLCVRTNPDVPKHKGISVIIVPIDAPGISIRPLMAWSGYRTNETFFDNVRVPATNLIGEVDKGWRYITGALDLERGALTNAGDLRRAVDDLLALAREPRRDGVVPVHDAGVRRRLAELDADVEVATLMGFEAASLLEDGTIPSVEVSTEKIFTSELRQRIAEAALDLLGPDGLLGHNTAAAPLAGSFERLYRAAPLLRFGAGTNEVLRDVIAQRGHRMPSYGR, encoded by the coding sequence GTGGACTTCGAACTCGACCCCGGCCAGCGCCAGTGGCTGCAGGAGGTGCGGGCGTTCCTGCGCGAGCACGTGACTCCCGCGCTCGTGGCAGAGCTCGCCGAGCACGACCTGGAGAAGCGCGACGGCGAGCTGGCGGCGTTCCGGCGCAAGATCGGCGACAAGGGCTGGTTCGGCCTCAACTGGCCCACGGAGTACGGCGGCCTGGGTCTCGGCCCGATCCACCAGCACCTGCTGGTCAGCGAGTTCGAGCGCTGGGGCGTGCCCGGTCCTGACCTCACCGTCACGTCGGTGGCGCCGATGATCATGCGCCACGGCACCGAGCAGAACAAGGCGGAGTTCCTCCCGCCGATCGCCCGCGGCGAGATGGTGTGCGCGGTCGGCTACTCCGAGCCCGACGCCGGCACCGACCTGGCCAGCCTGCGCACCCGCGCGGTGCTCGACGGCGACGAGTGGGTCATCAACGGCTCCAAGATCTGGAACTCCGGCGCGCAGCGGTCCACCCACGAGTGGCTGTGCGTGCGCACCAACCCCGACGTCCCCAAGCACAAGGGGATCTCGGTCATCATCGTCCCGATCGACGCGCCGGGCATCTCGATCCGCCCGTTGATGGCGTGGTCGGGCTACCGCACCAACGAGACGTTCTTCGACAACGTGCGGGTGCCGGCGACCAACCTGATCGGCGAGGTCGACAAGGGCTGGCGCTACATCACCGGTGCGCTCGACCTCGAGCGCGGAGCGCTCACCAACGCCGGTGACCTGCGCCGGGCGGTCGACGACCTGCTCGCCCTGGCGCGCGAGCCGCGCCGCGACGGCGTCGTGCCCGTGCACGACGCGGGCGTACGCCGCCGGCTGGCCGAGCTCGACGCCGACGTCGAGGTGGCCACGCTCATGGGCTTCGAGGCGGCCTCCCTGCTGGAGGACGGCACGATCCCCAGCGTCGAGGTCAGCACCGAGAAGATCTTCACCTCCGAGCTGCGCCAGCGCATCGCCGAGGCCGCGCTCGACCTGCTCGGGCCCGACGGCCTGCTGGGTCACAACACCGCTGCGGCGCCGTTGGCCGGCAGCTTCGAGCGGCTCTACCGCGCGGCCCCGTTGCTGCGCTTCGGCGCCGGCACCAACGAGGTGCTGCGCGACGTCATCGCCCAGCGCGGGCACCGGATGCCGTCCTACGGCCGCTGA
- a CDS encoding IclR family transcriptional regulator: MSFTPEENTPIAGSDERVQRPSVVERVTQILDAFQQSPDRLLLEDVTAITSLPRSTAFRLMTQLVELGWLDHDAHGYRLGARAIGMSARTHDHGGLRSMAARMLNRLHLQTRAVVHLAVLEGGLLYYLDKVGGPVLDSIPSTVGTRVPADTTPMGRAMLATLSPERVDALVASTADHPRRAPLDLMDLHRRLGACRQRGGVDIVRNGGPHQRINALGAPVHGPDGLLASIGVSCSDGQLVPEHVAPLLLSAARHLTTDLGGTVGGRNLRLAESETA; encoded by the coding sequence ATGTCGTTCACGCCGGAGGAGAACACCCCGATCGCTGGATCGGACGAGCGCGTGCAGCGACCGTCCGTGGTCGAGCGGGTGACGCAGATCCTCGACGCCTTCCAGCAGTCCCCGGACCGCCTGCTCCTCGAGGACGTCACCGCCATCACCTCCCTCCCGCGGTCGACGGCGTTCCGGCTGATGACGCAGCTGGTGGAGCTGGGCTGGCTCGACCACGACGCCCACGGCTACCGCCTCGGCGCCCGGGCCATCGGCATGTCGGCACGCACCCACGACCACGGCGGGCTGCGCTCGATGGCGGCGCGCATGCTCAACCGCCTGCACCTGCAGACCCGTGCGGTCGTGCATCTCGCGGTGCTCGAGGGCGGGCTGCTCTACTACCTCGACAAGGTCGGCGGCCCGGTGCTCGACTCGATCCCGTCGACGGTCGGCACCCGCGTCCCGGCCGACACCACCCCGATGGGCCGCGCGATGCTCGCGACTCTCTCCCCCGAGCGCGTCGACGCGCTCGTCGCCAGCACGGCCGACCACCCGCGCCGCGCACCGCTGGACCTGATGGACCTGCACCGGCGCCTCGGTGCCTGCCGCCAGCGCGGCGGCGTCGACATCGTCCGCAACGGCGGCCCCCACCAGCGGATCAACGCCCTGGGCGCCCCGGTCCACGGTCCGGACGGCCTGCTCGCCTCGATCGGCGTCTCCTGCAGTGACGGCCAGCTCGTCCCCGAGCACGTCGCGCCGCTGCTGCTGTCCGCGGCCCGGCACCTCACCACCGACCTCGGGGGCACCGTCGGCGGCCGCAACCTGCGGCTCGCCGAGTCCGAGACCGCCTGA